A DNA window from Ranitomeya imitator isolate aRanImi1 chromosome 2, aRanImi1.pri, whole genome shotgun sequence contains the following coding sequences:
- the INVS gene encoding inversin, which produces MSGPPQGSSLASPVHAAAVTGDKATLLRLIGCSPDLTDQEDQLGRTPLMYSVLGDRRACAEALIRYGARVNRSDRSGRTAVHLAAQTGNHRLLKLLLSRRANCTHRDLRDITALHLSTRHQDTRCLALLLKHTPPGQVDAQDQRKQTALHWSAYYNRPRHVRLLVRHGSNIGIPDQEGKIPLHWAAGHKDPEAASTVRCLLEAAPTESLLNWQDYEGRTPLHLAVGDGNQEVVRLLTSYRGCNVAPYDNLFRTPLHWAALLGHTPIANLLLERNRSPNIPSDSQGATPLHYAAQGNCPDTVRVLLTHLSVRDEADLEGRTAFMWAAGKGSDEALKVMLELDPELEINRTDKYGGTALHAASLSGQISTVRVLLDNSAQVDAVDVMKHTPLFRACEMGHREVISTLIKGGAKVHLVDKDGRSPLHWAALGGNANVCQILMENNINPNAQDYEGRTPLHCAAYGGYIGCMEVLMENKADPNIQDKNGRTALHWSCNNGYLDAVKLLLHFNAFPNQMESTEERYTPLDYALLGGHQEVIQFMFEHGALSIAAIQDIAASKIQAVYKGHKVRRAFRDRKNLLMKHEQLRKDAAAKKRGENKRKVKAGQQCKESQKEEKQAKPTEVFRDREDGNNKETKEIRVKEIPNKKTLKEHLNQIYQEAQDGKTSPRPREICVLPSRNSPRKSSHSPSTSSPTPRSEGQSNEDDPIKTEDDKKKCGRLKREANDINKPKKVHLGHQKGRRKSDKIREDPGCSLMSENSDEGGRSRIKVKEMETSENIQNEKEVLQKSTRIHRTKKEELDIITQKLGSCITESRSTRKKRERDDRIVQTENVDGEIMKDQKHQEKSFSARTGHRPSTGKLSNCEDKKSSGKVHRSSSGSHLRMKHGQMEAKIVTCSSSSDISFRRSLTNPIPRESSRFGQSMMDWQQLDIELIPLEARLQLVEREKARKQLFQRKKQAAMVIQRAWRQYRSKKKRNNIKSSHGHLP; this is translated from the coding sequence ATGAGTGGGCCGCCCCAGGGCTCTTCTCTGGCCTCTCCTGTCCATGCAGCCGCTGTCACCGGGGACAAGGCGACTCTCCTGCGCCTTATCGGCTGCAGCCCCGATCTGACTGACCAGGAGGACCAACTTGGGAGGACTCCCCTGATGTACAGCGTCCTGGGTGACCGCAGGGCCTGTGCCGAAGCCCTCATCCGTTATGGAGCCCGTGTGAACCGCTCCGATAGAAGCGGGCGGACGGCGGTGCACTTGGCAGCGCAAACCGGCAACCATCGGCTTCTGAAGCTTCTCCTGTCTCGTAGGGCGAATTGCACGCACCGCGATTTGCGGGACATCACAGCGTTACATCTGTCCACACGTCACCAGGATACCCGCTGTCTGGCGCTTCTTCTGAAACACACCCCACCCGGTCAAGTAGATGCCCAGGATCAACGGAAACAGACCGCCTTGCACTGGAGCGCCTACTACAACCGCCCGCGCCACGTCAGGCTGTTAGTGAGGCACGGATCGAACATCGGCATCCCCGACCAAGAGGGTAAAATACCTCTACACTGGGCGGCCGGACATAAAGACCCGGAAGCGGCCTCGACGGTGCGCTGTTTGCTGGAAGCCGCCCCGACAGAGTCGTTACTCAACTGGCAAGACTACGAAGGGCGCACCCCTCTGCACCTCGCCGTCGGTGATGGTAATCAGGAGGTAGTCCGCCTTCTCACGTCCTACCGCGGATGTAATGTGGCCCCCTATGACAATCTCTTCCGTACCCCGCTACACTGGGCGGCACTTTTGGGTCACACTCCTATCGCAAACCTTCTCCTGGAACGAAACCGTTCCCCTAACATCCCTTCCGACAGTCAAGGAGCCACACCGCTGCATTACGCGGCCCAAGGAAACTGCCCCGATACCGTACGGGTCCTGCTCACTCACCTTTCCGTGCGAGATGAAGCGGATTTAGAGGGTCGGACGGCTTTTATGTGGGCGGCCGGCAAAGGAAGTGACGAGGCGCTAAAAGTTATGTTGGAGCTTGACCCAGAACTTGAGATAAACCGGACAGATAAATATGGCGGCACCGCCCTTCATGCCGCCTCCTTATCGGGGCAGATCAGCACTGTCCGCGTACTATTAGATAACAGTGCCCAAGTGGACGCTGTGGATGTCATGAAGCACACGCCGCTCTTCAGAGCATGCGAAATGGGACACCGAGAGGTCATCTCTACCTTAATTAAAGGTGGCGCAAAAGTTCATCTCGTAGACAAGGATGGGCGCTCTCCGCTCCATTGGGCGGCATTAGGAGGCAATGCCAATGTATGCCAAATACTTATGGAAAATAATATTAACCCTAATGCCCAGGACTATGAAGGTCGGACTCCATTGCACTGTGCAGCCTATGGGGGCTACATTGGCTGCATGGAAGTATTAATGGAAAATAAGGCAGATCCTAACATCCAGGATAAAAATGGACGCACGGCTTTACACTGGTCCTGCAACAACGGCTACTTAGACGCCGTGAAGCTGCTCCTGCATTTTAATGCCTTCCCCAACCAGATGGAAAGCACAGAAGAAAGATATACACCTCTGGATTACGCATTGTTGGGTGGGCATCAGGAGGTCATACAGTTTATGTTCGAGCATGGCGCTCTCTCCATTGCTGCCATACAAGACATTGCCGCTTCCAAAATCCAAGCCGTCTAcaaaggacacaaagtgcgacggGCTTTTAGGGACAGGAAGAACCTGTTAATGAAGCACGAGCAGTTGAGAAAAGATGCAGCTGCCAAAAAGAGAGGAGAAAATAAGAGAAAAGTGAAAGCTGGTCAACAATGTAAAGAAAGCCAAAAGGAAGAGAAGCAAGCCAAACCAACAGAAGTCTTCAGGGACCGGGAGGATGGAAATAATAAGGAAACCAAAGAAATTAGAGTCAAAGAAATTCCCAATAAGAAAACACTTAAGGAACACCTCAACCAGATTTACCAAGAAGCCCAAGATGGTAAGACATCTCCGAGGCCCAGAGAGATTTGCGTGTTACCAAGCCGAAATAGTCCCAGAAAATCGAGTCATTCTCCAAGTACATCTTCTCCAACTCCACGATCTGAGGGGCAGTCTAATGAAGATGACCCGATAAAGACAGAAGATGACAAAAAGAAATGTGGTAGACTAAAAAGAGAAGCCAACGACATCAATAAACCTAAAAAAGTGCACCTTGGCCACCAAAAAGGTCGTAGGAAGTCAGACAAGATCAGAGAAGATCCTGGTTGTTCTCTAATGTCGGAGAATAGTGACGAAGGTGGTAGAAGCAGAATTAAGGTTAAAGAAATGGAAACTTCTGAAAATATCCAAAACGAGAAGGAGGTCCTTCAAAAGAGCACCAGAATACATAGGACTAAAAAAGAGGAACTGGATATCATCACCCAAAAGCTTGGATCTTGTATTACAGAATCAAGATCAACCAGGAAAAAGAGAGAACGTGATGATCGTATAGTCCAAACGGAAAATGTTGATGGAGAAATAATGAAAGATCAAAAACATCAAGAGAAGAGTTTTTCTGCCCGAACTGGACACAGACCTTCGACGGGAAAACTGTCCAATTGTGAAGACAAAAAGTCTTCAGGAAAGGTACATCGTAGTTCTTCTGGTTCCCACTTGAGGATGAAACATGGACAAATGGAAGCGAAAATAGTGACTTGCTCGTCATCAAGCGATATCAGCTTCCGGAGGTCACTGACCAACCCAATTCCCAGGGAATCTTCAAGGTTCGGTCAAAGCATGATGGACTGGCAGCAGCTGGACATCGAGTTAATTCCATTGGAAGCAAGACTGCAATTGGTGGAGAGGGAGAAAGCGAGGAAGCAACTGTTTcagcgcaaaaaacaagccgcgatGGTTATACAGAGGGCCTGGCGCCAGTACAGAAGCAAGAAAAAGAGGaataatataaaatcttctcatggTCACCTACCATAA